The following DNA comes from Picosynechococcus sp. PCC 7003.
ACCCCAGGTAATTCCTGGAGTTTTTCTTCGCTAAATACCTGGGAAACGAGGCCCATACCTTTGTGTACATGCATTTGCGTGCCATCAAAGGTCGCGATCCCTGCGGATTCTTGCCCCCGATGTTGGAGCGCAAAAAGTCCAAAATATGCCAGTTTTGCCACTTCTTCCGTTGGGGCATAGATGCCGAAAACACCACAGTATTCCTTGGGTTTGTCGGGGAGATCGTTGGCATAGACAGTTTGAGGGACAGTCATCCTACAGGTTGCACTCCTAGTTATTGGGTGAAAAAGAGAAGGAAATTCAGCGGTTACGATGGCTACAATACCACGTCAATGAATGCCTTGATGGACAAAATCTATCAAGGCTTTAACCCCACTTAATCTAGTTTTAAGGGTCGCGGCATGGTTAATGGGGTCAAAGGATGAAAATATTCCTTGGGTAAGTTTATTTTAGGTCAGAATTTTGCTATGCGGGGATCAAAGTTTGGCCGCTGCCCCTAAAGTCGTTGCTGGAGGCTGCGACCATGGGTATCTGTGCCGCAGGTGAGCCATAGATTGTGCTGCTGCCCAAGGGCTGCCACTGCTGGGGTGTGTTTTTGGCTCGGTACCCAGGGTTTGGGGTTGTCGTAGGCGTAATAGGCTTCTACACCATCAATGTTAAGGGATGCTGCTGCTGGGATTAATTCTGCGGCCGGACGGCGATAACGGGCGGGATGGGCCAACACAGCTAGTCCTCCAGCGGCATGGATGGCGTCAATAATCACCGTTGTGGCGGCGCGATCGCCTTCCGGAATTTCCCGGTTAAAGTAAGGGGCAATGGCACCGTGATCAGGGTCAAACCCATAGGCGAGGATATGTACTGTGGTGTCAAGGAGAATGGCGTTAATTTCGATGCCCGTCCAGAGGTGGGGCAAGGATCGCATCCTGTCGTTTTGCTGTTGACTGAGGTAGCTTTGGGCCTGTTGATAGCCGTGGATAGTATGGTGATCAGTGATCGCGAAGCCTTTTAGGCCAATGGCGATCGCCTGGTCAACAATTTCTGTTGGGGTGAGTTGACCATCAGAGCAGACCGAATGCATGTGGAAGTTGTACTGATTGGGGCAACTGGTTGCCGTTAGACTGCGCCAAGCCTTTTCGAGCGCTTGCAAATCTTGAGCCGCACTTGGAACAGACAAAGTAGAAGTCATGGCGAAGGCGATCTTTGGCGATCGCAAATTTAAAGGGCGAGCGGAATGGTAATAAAAGGGTAAAGAAAACCTGAAAAAAAGATTAGATATTGCAAATTGTTACAAACAAGATAGCAAAGATTTTTGCCCTTGGGCAGCACCATAAAAAAATCTCTCCGGGTCGTAGGGGACACGGAGAGCAAGAACCGGATCAGCATTGCCAAAAAATTTAAGCAAAAAATAGTCAGGTTAATATCTTAGGAAATTCCTGCGTGGCCCATGGCAAGGCCTGCGACCAACATTCCCAACACCAAAAAAGGCTGGGCACTGGCCTGGTATTTCACATCATTTTTCAGGGGATCCCGCAGGAAATACATATCCTGAAACGTAATTTGAGGAATCACGAGCAGCAACAGAATCGTCGCATATAACTGTTCATGGATACTGACCAGATAACCGGCAATGCCCACCTGAAAAATATCAATCATCAGCACACAAATCCAAGCGGCGGTTCCGACCCCAAACATTACAGGGAGAGATTTCAAACCCAGTTGGCGATCGCCTTCGACACTTTTGAAATCATTCACAACAGCAATTCCCAGACCCGCAAAACTATAGATCAAGGTCACCACCATCACCGTCGGCGTCAGCGTCCCAAACAACGCATGGCCAGCCCACCAAGGCAGCGCAATATAACTCGCCCCCAAGGCATAGTTCCCAAGCCAACCATTTTGTTTCAGCTTCAGTGGCGGCGCAGAATAAATGTAAGCAATGAAGCAGCCCACCACCGTTAAGACCAGCATCACAGGGAAATCATGGCCCGCCCAACGGTCGAGGAGATAGCTCAAGCCAACGCCAGAGCCCAAAAGCACAAGAATTTGTGTCACCACCTGGGGTACGGAAATGGCCCCCGAAGGAATGGGGCGGTAGGGTTCATTGATCGCATCAATTTCCCGGTCGTAAAAATCATTGAGGGTTTGGGTATAGCCCGTGAGTAAAGGCCCCGACAACAACATACAGGCCATGGCCTTCAGGAAATCTTCGACTCCCCACACATAGCCACCGGAGGATGCTGCCCCACACACAACGCCCCAGATCAGCGGAATCCAGGTGATGGGCTTCATCAATTGCAGGCGAATTTTCCAGATGGATGTTTCTCCCTCAGCGGCTCCTTTCATGCCGAGGAGTTGGCGGGCTTTAGAACCCTGTTCTTCTGGGGCCGTGGCTGGTGTCGTATCTGGATTAGGCGTTTCTGTCATGGCGTCTGGATTGGAATATTTTTTACAGAAAAAAAGCGTAACGGAAAAACCACTCGTCATTGGGCATATTACGCCGCAAGGGGTTTATTTTAACCTAGTCTTCTAGTGGGATTTTGCCAATGGGTCAGCCTTTCTTCAAAAAGTCCAAAACACCGCTATGCTGAACATGATCTTTTCTCGCGAAATTTAAGCAAGCAATAACTGATGCAAGATACTGTGATTGTGCCCCTGGATGTGCCGGATCTCCCGGCGGCGATCGCCTTAGTCGAGAGCTTACCGGAGGTCACCTTTTGGAAAGTGGGCCTAGAATTATTTGTCGCCACCGGGCCAGATATGTTGCGCTATCTCAAAGACCAGGGCAAACGCATTTTTCTTGATCTCAAATTACACGACATTCCCAATACCGTTGCTGGTGCTTGCCGTTCGGCGCAGGCCTATGGGGTAGATCTGTTGACCATCCACGGTGCTGCCGGGGCGATCGCCCTAACGGCTGCCAAAGAAGCCCTCGGAGATTCCCCCACAAAACTGATTGCAATTACCATCCTCACCAGCATCAGTCCAGACCAATTACGGGACGAGTTGAAAGTGGATCTGCCCCTTGATGCCTTTGCTCAACACATGGCAAACCTGGCCCAAGGCGCTGGGTTAGATGGGGCTGTGTGTTCTCCCCAAGAGGTGGCAATGCTGCGGCAATGCTGTGGTCAAGATTTCACGTTAGTTTGTCCGGGGGTGCGTCCCACCTGGGCTCAATCAGGAGATCAACAGCGGGTGATGACTCCCCAGGCGGCAATCCAACAGGGGGCGAACCACCTCGTCATTGGCCGACCGATCACCCAGGCAGAAAGTCCCCAGGGAGCTTGGCAAAAAATTCAAGCAGAGTTGGCGATCGCCTAAAACGTTCACACCAGTAAATCTGACCCAGCAAATCCAGAGACGGAAGACTAAAGATACAATGGCTTAAGTATTCCTGCTTACATTTAGGATTTATTTCACACTAATTACCTATGGTTAGCTTATCGGCAGTCAAAAGCTCCATTGAAACCCATCTTTCCGGAGCCCAAGTGTTCGTGAAGGATCTCACCGGTGGCGGCGATCACCTAGAGGCCATCGTCGTTTCCCCCGACTTTGCAGGTCAATCCCGGGTACGCCAACACCAAATGGTCTATGCTGCCCTCAAAGAGGATTTAGCCTCAGAAGCGATCCATGCTTTAGCCCTGCGGACTTTCACCCCGGAGAAATGGGCAGAAGTGGGTCAACCCACTTAAACGGTCTCGGAAACGACGTTTTCCTGAACCCTTGTTAACCCATACTATGAGGAAAAATAGATGTCTTTAACCCCTGAAACCCGCGAAAAAATCGACCAATTGGTCAACAGCAGTAAAATTTTTGTGTTCATGAAGGGCAGTAAGCTAATGCCCCAATGTGGCTTTTCCAACAACGTTGTGCAAATTTTTAACAGCCTCGGCGTTGAGTACCAGACCTTTGATGTCCTAGAAGACTACGATGTGCGCCAAGGCATTAAGGAATATTCCAACTGGCCGACGATTCCCCAGGTCTATGTAAATGGGGAATTTGTAGGTGGTTCCGACATTATGATCGAGCTTTACAACTCGAAGGAACTCCACGAAATGCTTGAGGTGGCCTTGGCTTCCTAAAAATATAGTTATTCTCAATCAAAACGAGACCAATCTAAGTAGGGGTTTACTATGGTAAACTCCTACTTTCATTTGGAAGGGATACATCTCTCCAGGATGACCGTTTAAGATCTCAACACCCTATAAATAAAGTATGAAGGATACAGCCTCTGGTTCAATCTGAACTATGCTGTTCTCAATTTTTTCAATTTGCAGCAGGTGTGATTAGTGGTGATTAGCCCCGAACTTTACAATCTTCTGCGACAGGGACATAAGCTTGCCGCAAAGCTTCCCTCGCTGCGGGTCGGCCATTGTCGATTCATTATTGTTCTTGGCGTCAAAAGTATTCCTTCCCGTGATCCCAATTTTGATGCGATGCCTTGGCGTTTCCGGGTCAGTTGCTACGAACTACGGGAGGAATTCCTCGATGAGTATCCTTGCTTAGAGAATCTTCGAGATTATCAAACTGAAGTGGTTGGTGAGAATAAGCTTGAAGAAACAATCACACGCCTAGCTGGCCAAACTGTAACCCTAAAATTAGCTTCCATTGTTGATGCTCCCTATTAAAGACATTCTCTAAAGGGCACCTCGAAAAATACGAATTTTCCTTGTTTTGCTAACTTATCCTCGCTGTTTCAGCCCTTGGAAGTATCCAAAAAAGCAATTAATCGAGGTTTCTTAAATAACAGTTGTCGCTTGTCCAGTTCTGGAAAAGCAAGTGTCTTCCTTCAAAATTCTAGATACAGCTTTAACTCCAGCACCTAGTAGTAGAAATCCGTTTCTGTTTGGGTCTGGGTTTGGGGATAGGCTATTTCAAAATTGGACGGATCCCGCAAGAAGCGAAAAACTTCTTCTTCTAAGCGGTGAATCTTATACACTTCAAGGGCTCCCGTGTGGTGAAGACAGGCAATGTAACCGTCCATGTATTGACGGATATCTTCATAACGGTTGCCTCTGCGCCACAGTTCTACCATGGCGTCCGTTAAGCGTTGATAGTAGCGGATGGTAAGACTGTCTTGGAGCATAGTCACGGAAGGTTTTAAAAAACAGTAGATGAGTCTGGGTATTAAAGGAAAACGGTTATCGTGCCACCTGACACCTGTTCCTCTTGGCCCTATTTTAGCGATTTTTGTGAATTGACGCTGATTTTTTTCCTTTTTAAAGGAGATCACTGGCTTTTGCGCCACAAAGAAAGCTCCCTCAAAATACCCTAATTGCCGATAATTTTTCTTAAAATAATATTAAGTTTTGCCAATAAAAAAATAAAAATATTTCCCAAAATTAACTTTTATCCTCAAAGGCGATCGCCATTATTTTTTTACCGAACAACACCAATAAAAAAGCATGGTTGCCCATGCTAAGTTTTTTGCCATCAATTTTTTGTTTTTAAACCTATTTCTTTGTCGGCCAGAGGGTTGATCCCGACTATTGGGGGTGAATCTCAGAATAGGTCGTTGACTGGGAGGCGATCGCCGTTGGTACTTTTTTCGCCACACACTCCAACGAAAAAGACTTTTCAAGCAATACCAAATCCGTTGCAGGTTCCCAATTCTCGTCAAAAATGGGGAGTGCGAGGGGGCAGCTCGTCCAGTCCCCTGCGGCAAATGTTTCGAAGCGCTTACAGATGCCGCCACGACGCCCTTCAGCCTGAAAACAACGACAATGCTTACAAGTGGAGACTGAGCAACTTTGCGGTTTCATAAATGCTCCCCGAGGGGCCCCATGTCATAAAAATTTTATTTATGTTTTCATTATGTGACTATTGCCCAAATCACCAGATCCCCTGAAGCTTAATCCCTGTCCTCGATCAACCTAGATCAAGGCACAATTAAAGTTTGTTTTTTTTTATATTTGATGTTTCAACTTCTTAACAGTAATTTCAAATAAGTATATGTGCTTGTAAACCCTTAAGAAATGGCTAAAAAGTGACGTATTAGCCATGGGGATCATTTAACAACCAAAATATTTTTTCTCTGTATGCCCCCAAAAAAATAAATGAACGAAGCGTAATGGGCCAAAAACCTTTAGTTTTGACCGTATTTCTACTGAATCGTGTAATGAAGTATCTAGAACCGAACCAAAACGCCCTG
Coding sequences within:
- the pyrF gene encoding orotidine-5'-phosphate decarboxylase, which gives rise to MQDTVIVPLDVPDLPAAIALVESLPEVTFWKVGLELFVATGPDMLRYLKDQGKRIFLDLKLHDIPNTVAGACRSAQAYGVDLLTIHGAAGAIALTAAKEALGDSPTKLIAITILTSISPDQLRDELKVDLPLDAFAQHMANLAQGAGLDGAVCSPQEVAMLRQCCGQDFTLVCPGVRPTWAQSGDQQRVMTPQAAIQQGANHLVIGRPITQAESPQGAWQKIQAELAIA
- a CDS encoding BolA family protein, with product MVSLSAVKSSIETHLSGAQVFVKDLTGGGDHLEAIVVSPDFAGQSRVRQHQMVYAALKEDLASEAIHALALRTFTPEKWAEVGQPT
- a CDS encoding PHP domain-containing protein; its protein translation is MTSTLSVPSAAQDLQALEKAWRSLTATSCPNQYNFHMHSVCSDGQLTPTEIVDQAIAIGLKGFAITDHHTIHGYQQAQSYLSQQQNDRMRSLPHLWTGIEINAILLDTTVHILAYGFDPDHGAIAPYFNREIPEGDRAATTVIIDAIHAAGGLAVLAHPARYRRPAAELIPAAASLNIDGVEAYYAYDNPKPWVPSQKHTPAVAALGQQHNLWLTCGTDTHGRSLQQRL
- the grxD gene encoding Grx4 family monothiol glutaredoxin is translated as MSLTPETREKIDQLVNSSKIFVFMKGSKLMPQCGFSNNVVQIFNSLGVEYQTFDVLEDYDVRQGIKEYSNWPTIPQVYVNGEFVGGSDIMIELYNSKELHEMLEVALAS
- the chlG gene encoding chlorophyll synthase ChlG produces the protein MTETPNPDTTPATAPEEQGSKARQLLGMKGAAEGETSIWKIRLQLMKPITWIPLIWGVVCGAASSGGYVWGVEDFLKAMACMLLSGPLLTGYTQTLNDFYDREIDAINEPYRPIPSGAISVPQVVTQILVLLGSGVGLSYLLDRWAGHDFPVMLVLTVVGCFIAYIYSAPPLKLKQNGWLGNYALGASYIALPWWAGHALFGTLTPTVMVVTLIYSFAGLGIAVVNDFKSVEGDRQLGLKSLPVMFGVGTAAWICVLMIDIFQVGIAGYLVSIHEQLYATILLLLVIPQITFQDMYFLRDPLKNDVKYQASAQPFLVLGMLVAGLAMGHAGIS
- a CDS encoding DUF6761 family protein — protein: MLQDSLTIRYYQRLTDAMVELWRRGNRYEDIRQYMDGYIACLHHTGALEVYKIHRLEEEVFRFLRDPSNFEIAYPQTQTQTETDFYY